AATTAGCAATCAATAACACAAATTGCTAATTCGATTGTAAAAAAAACACAGCTTCCCTACAATGACGTTAAGCAACGACAGTAGAGTTTACCCATTGGAGGTCGTCATGAAAGTGAAAATTAATGACCAATTGATTTGCATCCCTCCCTATATTTCCGCACGATGGAATCAAATCGCTTTTATCGAATCACAAGAAGGAGAAGTTCAAGGTCGGCCTACCCTTAAGCTGCATTTAATTGACGGAAAAACCATTTCTATCCCTAACTTAGATCAGGCGATTATCGACATTGCTTTCCAAGAGCATCTTCTCCACTTAGAATCTTCCCAAACAATGCGCGATGAATCTAGCCGTGAAGACGACAAACTGGGGATATTAATCAATACCCTACAACAGTTATCCAAGGATACCGATGTGCAGATATTTGCACATAAAAGTCTCATATCTCCTCTATTTTCTGGAACGAGTCCAATGGAAATGATCTTACAACATACTCCAGAACATAAGGATCATCCGGACGCTCCTGCCGATATTTTAGAAAAAATGGTTACGGTAATCCGTTCATTAGTAGGAAATAATCAAAACCTTTTTCCTAAAGCAGAGCCTCATTGTAATTGCATGCACTGTCAGATTGCTAGAGTTCTTAGTGAAGAAGAAGAAGCTACTGTATCCGAACAAGATTTATCTTTTCGCACATGGGATATCAGTCCGACAGGGAACAAACTGTATCTTGTTACCAATCCCTTAAATCCGAATGAGCAATTTAGTGTATACTTAGGCACACCTATTGGATGTACGTGTGGGCAGGTAAATTGTGAACATATCAAAGCTGTTCTCTATACTTAAAGTTCTACCTAATCTCGTTTGGTAAGATAATTGACTTTTTCACTGCAGTCGATATAATTCTTTTTTCTAGGGACTACTTCCCCTAAAGGACTAGGTCACATCCTTGTATCGATGTCTAATGTGCATACACTGTAGGAGTAAAGCATGCGAACGCTATCGATTTCTATGCTTTTGTTTACCATCGGGTCAGGAATAAGTTCAGTAAGCTTGCATGCTGCACCTTCCACATCAAAGGCTCCCGCTGCGCAAACAGACAAGGCTTCCTTTTCTCCATTTACAGGAGAGATTAAAGGAAATCGTGTTCGTCTGCGCTTAGCTCCTCATGTGGACAGTTCTATTGTGAAAGAACTGTCCAAAGGTGATTATGTCGCTGTAATTGGCGAAAGCAAGGATTACTACATTGTTGCAGCACCGGAAGGTCTCAAAGGCTATGTATTTCGGACGTTTGTTTTAGACAATGTGATTGAAGGCGAGCAAGTGAATGTGCGTTTGGAGCCTTCAACATCCGCTCCTGTTCTTGCACGATTATCCCGCGGAACAGAAATTCAAGCAACATCCAGCCAACCACAAGGCAAGTGGTTAGAGATTGCTTTACCTGACCAATGTGCTTTCTACGTTGCTAAAAACTTTGTTTCTCAGAAAGGCCCTATAGAGATTTATAAACAGATGGAGGGTCAGAAAAAAATTGCTTTAGATTTGCTAGATTCCGCTATGAATTTTGCTAAAGCAGAGTTACAGAAAACGTTAGATGCGGTTGATCTAGAAGCTATTTATAAAAAGATTAACCTTGTACAGTCTGAAGAATTTCATGATGTCCCAGGTCTACAACCTCTAATACAAAAAGCTTTAGAGGAAATTCAAGATACGTACCTATCGAAGTCCTTAACAAATCAAGAGCATACCATAGGGAAACAACAAGCCTCCAACTCTTCTAATGTTATGGATAATGTCGAGAAACCTACAACAGGGTCTTTGTTATCTCGACACATCCGCAAGCAAACAACCATCAAAACTTCTCCGAAAACTCAAGGAAGAGAAAGCTTAGAATTGTCGTTGTTTAAAATCTGGGCAAGCATGCAACCCCAAGAAAATGCTAAAAAGCTTACTCAAGAAGCCTTCTATGAAGAAGAGAAAAAGAAAAAGCAAACTTTTGTTGGCGAGCTTGAAATTTATCCTCATGTCGTAAAAAACAATCCCGGGGATTTTTTACTTAAAGATAAAGAAAATACCATAGCATTCGTCTACGCAACAAAAATAGATTTAGAGCAATGGTTAGGAAAGAGGGTTTCTGTGGAATGCCTCCCTCGCCCCAACAACCATTTTGCTTTCCCTGCCTATTACATAATTAACATCAAAGAAGTAGTTTCTTAAATTATTCTTCCGTACTCTCTTGGACATCTTCCAGTATCCAGCATGCAGGACAATTGAGAAGTAGAGTATCTTCTTTGATTCTGTAGTATTTAATGCGCTGAGTCCCTTGGGCGTCTTTACTTGTGTACACATGATGCATGCATTCTTGTCTGTCCAAATATGTACTAGGATCTATGCTATAACCAGAGTCAATAAGCTTAGGATGATTCCAAGTTATTCCCTCATTATATGATGAGAAACATGTCAGCCTCTCTCCTGCAGGAGCACTATTCGCAAAAAGGTAGAGTTTTCCATTTCTTCCGGATTGAACAGAAATACTATTGTCATAGCTCCGCCAGGGAAGGTTCTTGAGTTTTGACCAAGAGATGCCTTGGTTTGTCGATACAGACAGACAAATATAACTCTCTTCTACAGAAGCATTCCGAAAAAACAATGCAAGCTTATTCGATGTGAGTTTTACAATTGCAGGTTCTATAGGAACTTGATTTCGCGAACCTCCTAAAATAGGACCCATACGCCCTTCCCAAGATCTAGAGAAGAAATTATAAATTTCCACCCAAGAATCTCCTATCAACTCTTGATCGGGACTT
Above is a genomic segment from Chlamydia abortus containing:
- a CDS encoding SH3 domain-containing protein, whose product is MRTLSISMLLFTIGSGISSVSLHAAPSTSKAPAAQTDKASFSPFTGEIKGNRVRLRLAPHVDSSIVKELSKGDYVAVIGESKDYYIVAAPEGLKGYVFRTFVLDNVIEGEQVNVRLEPSTSAPVLARLSRGTEIQATSSQPQGKWLEIALPDQCAFYVAKNFVSQKGPIEIYKQMEGQKKIALDLLDSAMNFAKAELQKTLDAVDLEAIYKKINLVQSEEFHDVPGLQPLIQKALEEIQDTYLSKSLTNQEHTIGKQQASNSSNVMDNVEKPTTGSLLSRHIRKQTTIKTSPKTQGRESLELSLFKIWASMQPQENAKKLTQEAFYEEEKKKKQTFVGELEIYPHVVKNNPGDFLLKDKENTIAFVYATKIDLEQWLGKRVSVECLPRPNNHFAFPAYYIINIKEVVS